The bacterium genome contains a region encoding:
- a CDS encoding zinc ribbon domain-containing protein yields the protein MPIYEYRCQSCGRTIEVFGQTAEQAAAPRECTCGPGGSFTRLYSAFATTSAGSSSTPDECCGGNESCGSFGGGGCCGGGYCSHGH from the coding sequence ATGCCCATCTACGAGTACCGCTGCCAGAGTTGTGGACGAACGATTGAGGTATTCGGACAGACGGCAGAACAGGCTGCCGCACCGAGGGAATGCACCTGCGGGCCGGGCGGTTCCTTCACCCGATTGTATTCCGCCTTTGCCACGACTTCGGCGGGTTCCTCTTCCACTCCGGACGAATGTTGCGGGGGAAATGAGTCATGCGGGTCCTTCGGTGGCGGCGGGTGTTGCGGCGGGGGGTATTGCAGCCACGGGCACTGA